A portion of the Nomia melanderi isolate GNS246 chromosome 2, iyNomMela1, whole genome shotgun sequence genome contains these proteins:
- the DMAP1 gene encoding DNA methyltransferase 1 associated protein 1 isoform X1 → MADVRDILDIEVPTTSELTKESIIGGEKKNRKKYEYKVPKRPEGMHREVFALLCKDNNDVPPLFPTDTAKGYKQVRAKLGMKKVRPWKWTPFTNPARTDGAVFHHWRRVADAGKEYPFAKFNKKVPIPTYTNAEYVQHLVTNGWTRAETDHLFDLCRRFDLRFIIIKDRWDRTKFPARSVEDLKERYYQVCAALTKAKSHTDKVYIFDAEHEKRRKEQLKKLFERTPEQVEEEQMLLAELRKIEQRKKERDRKTQDLQKLITAADHQADPRKNERKPTKKSAASSRNRPNKTDTSHVNHFPVVFANENSRHTLNVSSHFQTVESAGIKFPDFKNSGVSLRSQRIKLPSSLGQKKMKGIEQMLNELRLELNPPPTEQICQQFNELRSDIVLHYELRSALSTCDYELQSLRHQYEALAPGKTLTIPPALLPKTEPEVKADIIDVVGSPSMPSITH, encoded by the exons ATGGCAGATGTGCGTGATATATTGGACATTGAGGTGCCCACGACCAGTGAGCTCACAAAGGAATCGATTATAGGAGGTGAGAAGAAAAATCGGAAGAAATATGAATACAAAGTACCTAAGCGACCGGAGGGTATGCACCGTGAGGTTTTTGCACTGTTGTGCAAAGACAACAACGACGTACCACCGTTGTTTCCAACGGATACAGCGAAAGGATACAAACAGGTCAGAGCTAAGCTTGGTATGAAAAAGGTTAGACCATGGAAATGGACACCTTTCACTAATCCTGCAAGAACAGACGGTGCAGTTTTCCATCATTGGAGACGAGTGGCAGATGCAGGGAAAGAATATCCTTTTGCCAAATTCAATAAAAAGGTTCCTATTCCAACATACACTAACGCAGAATATGTGCAACATTTAGTTACAAATGGATGGACCAGAGCAGAAACTGACCATCTATTCGATTTGTGTAGAAGATTCGATTTAAGGTTTATAATAATCAAGGACAGATGGGATCGTACCAAGTTTCCTGCAAGATCTGTGGAGGATTTGAAAGAGAG GTATTATCAAGTGTGCGCTGCTCTAACGAAAGCAAAGTCTCATACTGATAAGGTGTATATATTTGATGCAGAACATGAGAAGCGCAGGAAAGAGcagttaaaaaaattgttcgaaaGAACACCGGAACAAGTTGAAGAGGAGCAAATGTTACTGGCTGAGTTAAGAAAGATtgaacaaagaaagaaagaaagggacaGAAAAACGCAGGatttacagaaattaataaCAGCAGCTGATCATCAAGCTGACCcaagaaagaatgaaagaaaacctACGAAGAAGAGCGCAGCTTCCTCCAGAAACAGACCAAATAAGACTGATACATCTCACGTAAATCATTTCCCTGTTGTCTTTGCGAACGAAAACTCGAGACATACGCTCAACGTGTCTTCTCACTTTCAGACTGTCGAGTCGGCTGGTATCAAGTTCCCAGACTTCAAAAATAGCGGCGTGTCGCTTCGCTCCCAAAGAATAAAGTTGCCAAGTAGCTTAGGTCAGAAAAAGATGAAGGGTATCGAACAAATGCTCAATGAACTGAGATTAG AATTGAATCCACCGCCCACCGAGCAGATATGCCAACAATTCAACGAGTTGAGAAGTGATATCGTCCTGCATTACGAGCTGCGAAGCGCGTTGTCGACGTGCGACTACGAGTTGCAATCATTGAGGCATCAATACGAAGCTCTAGCTCCCGGGAAG ACGTTAACGATACCTCCAGCGTTACTACCGAAAACCGAGCCAGAAGTGAAAGCAGACATAATAGACGTGGTTGGTTCGCCGAGCATGCCATCGATTACTCACTGA
- the DMAP1 gene encoding DNA methyltransferase 1 associated protein 1 isoform X2 — protein sequence MADVRDILDIEVPTTSELTKESIIGGEKKNRKKYEYKVPKRPEGMHREVFALLCKDNNDVPPLFPTDTAKGYKQVRAKLGMKKVRPWKWTPFTNPARTDGAVFHHWRRVADAGKEYPFAKFNKKVPIPTYTNAEYVQHLVTNGWTRAETDHLFDLCRRFDLRFIIIKDRWDRTKFPARSVEDLKERYYQVCAALTKAKSHTDKVYIFDAEHEKRRKEQLKKLFERTPEQVEEEQMLLAELRKIEQRKKERDRKTQDLQKLITAADHQADPRKNERKPTKKSAASSRNRPNKTDTSHTVESAGIKFPDFKNSGVSLRSQRIKLPSSLGQKKMKGIEQMLNELRLELNPPPTEQICQQFNELRSDIVLHYELRSALSTCDYELQSLRHQYEALAPGKTLTIPPALLPKTEPEVKADIIDVVGSPSMPSITH from the exons ATGGCAGATGTGCGTGATATATTGGACATTGAGGTGCCCACGACCAGTGAGCTCACAAAGGAATCGATTATAGGAGGTGAGAAGAAAAATCGGAAGAAATATGAATACAAAGTACCTAAGCGACCGGAGGGTATGCACCGTGAGGTTTTTGCACTGTTGTGCAAAGACAACAACGACGTACCACCGTTGTTTCCAACGGATACAGCGAAAGGATACAAACAGGTCAGAGCTAAGCTTGGTATGAAAAAGGTTAGACCATGGAAATGGACACCTTTCACTAATCCTGCAAGAACAGACGGTGCAGTTTTCCATCATTGGAGACGAGTGGCAGATGCAGGGAAAGAATATCCTTTTGCCAAATTCAATAAAAAGGTTCCTATTCCAACATACACTAACGCAGAATATGTGCAACATTTAGTTACAAATGGATGGACCAGAGCAGAAACTGACCATCTATTCGATTTGTGTAGAAGATTCGATTTAAGGTTTATAATAATCAAGGACAGATGGGATCGTACCAAGTTTCCTGCAAGATCTGTGGAGGATTTGAAAGAGAG GTATTATCAAGTGTGCGCTGCTCTAACGAAAGCAAAGTCTCATACTGATAAGGTGTATATATTTGATGCAGAACATGAGAAGCGCAGGAAAGAGcagttaaaaaaattgttcgaaaGAACACCGGAACAAGTTGAAGAGGAGCAAATGTTACTGGCTGAGTTAAGAAAGATtgaacaaagaaagaaagaaagggacaGAAAAACGCAGGatttacagaaattaataaCAGCAGCTGATCATCAAGCTGACCcaagaaagaatgaaagaaaacctACGAAGAAGAGCGCAGCTTCCTCCAGAAACAGACCAAATAAGACTGATACATCTCAC ACTGTCGAGTCGGCTGGTATCAAGTTCCCAGACTTCAAAAATAGCGGCGTGTCGCTTCGCTCCCAAAGAATAAAGTTGCCAAGTAGCTTAGGTCAGAAAAAGATGAAGGGTATCGAACAAATGCTCAATGAACTGAGATTAG AATTGAATCCACCGCCCACCGAGCAGATATGCCAACAATTCAACGAGTTGAGAAGTGATATCGTCCTGCATTACGAGCTGCGAAGCGCGTTGTCGACGTGCGACTACGAGTTGCAATCATTGAGGCATCAATACGAAGCTCTAGCTCCCGGGAAG ACGTTAACGATACCTCCAGCGTTACTACCGAAAACCGAGCCAGAAGTGAAAGCAGACATAATAGACGTGGTTGGTTCGCCGAGCATGCCATCGATTACTCACTGA
- the LOC116434246 gene encoding haloacid dehalogenase-like hydrolase domain-containing 5 — MAIMKILLRPDIARFTSVRHLSTQPKFGLLFDIDGVIIRGKNVLPPVPEAFKRLQGKDGKFRVPTVFVTNSGNALRSQRAADLSKWIGFEVKESQVVMAHSPLRLFQQYHNKRVLISGQGPIKEIAQELGFHNAITIQELVKNFPSLDYVNMAKRNPLCGPVDPNFPSIEGIVLFSEPISWETPLQLMVDLLMTNGMPAGLPSELPYPHIPVLACNMDLLWVSEAPIPRYGHGAFMLCLESLYKKITGKDMIYSALVGKPGEVTYYHANHILSEHAKSIGINRNVDTIYAIGDNINTDIFGANLYDKYLSRCRAENVLAPQKLQKLLGRDVEPPSAEACISILVETGVHQRDSKFIAEHCPRDFLPVDDSLCKPAFVVKDVGEAINLAFKEEKYD, encoded by the exons ATGGCAATTATGAAGATATTGCTACGACCAGACATCGCAAGGTTCACGAGTGTTAGA CATTTAAGCACACAGCCAAAATTTGGTTTATTATTTGACATTGATGGTGTTATAATACGTGGTAAAAATGTGTTGCCACCCGTACCAGAGGCCTTTAAGCGACTCCAAGGGAAAGATGGAAAGTTTCGTGTACCAACTGTCTTTGTCACCAACAGTGGAAACGCTCTACGTAGCCAGAGAGCAGCAGATCTTTCTAAATGGATAGGATTCGAAGTAAAGGAGTCCCAAGTGGTCATGGCTCATTCACCTTTAAGATTATTCCAACAGTATCATAATAAACGGGTTTTAATATCTGGCCAAGGCCCGATTAAAGAGATAGCTCAGGAACTGGGCTTTCATAATGCAATAACTATTCAAGAATTAGTAAAAAATTTTCCATCCTTAGATTATGTAAACATGGCAAAGAGAAATCCATTGTGTGGTCCAGTGGATCCAAATTTCCCTAGCATTGAGGGTATTGTATTGTTCAGTGAACCAATCTCTTGGGAAACTCCGTTGCAATTGATGGTAGACCTTTTAATGACAAATGGAATGCCAGCTGGCTTACCCAGCGAACTTCCTTATCCTCACATTCCAGTTTTGGCATGTAATATGGATTTGTTATGGGTATCTGAAGCACCAATTCCGAGATACGGTCATGGCGCCTTTATGTTATGTTTGGAATCActgtataagaaaattacaggaAAAGACATGATATATTCTGCTCTAGTCGGAAAGCCTGGCGAAGTTACGTATTATCATGCGAATCATATACTCAGCGAGCATGCCAAAAGTATTGGAATAAATCGTAATGTTGATACAATATACGCTATCGG aGATAACATTAACACCGATATTTTCGGTGCAAACTTATACGATAAGTACTTGTCCCGCTGTAGAGCGGAAAACGTGTTGGCGCCTCAGAAACTACAGAAACTACTTGGTAGGGACGTAGAACCACCTAGCGCAGAAGCTTGTATCAGTATTTTAGTTGAAACCGGAGTCCATCAACGGGATTCGAAGTTTATAGCGGAACACTGTCCCAGAGATTTTCTGCCAGTCGACGACAGTCTATGTAAACCCGCATTCGTAGTGAAAGACGTTGGCGAAGCGATCAATCTTGCGTTTAAAGAAGAGAAATATGACTGA